CGCTCGCGTTCGTTGAGATGAATGGCGACGTGAGGAAAGCCGTATGACAGTCGCTGCAGATGAAACGGCAGAAAATACCCCATCACCGTGTAGCTGGCGGCCATGTTCAGCGAACCGGCGATGCGGTTGTCGGTCAGCGGAATATGCATGGCGTCATCCACGCTGCGCAGCACGGCGTAGGCGTGATTAAGGAAGTAGCTGCCGTTTTCGGTCAGCGTCATGCCATGCACCGAACGCAGGAACAGCGGCTTTCCCAGCAGGTTTTCCAGTTCCTGAATCGCGCTGGTCACCGCCGATTGTGAAATATTGAGGTGGATCGCCGCCTGGGATATCTGGCCTGTCTCCGCGGTGGCGATGAAGTAGCGAATCTGACGCAATGTGACCATGGCATACCCCTTATCGGCGAGCGTTCTGTTTTTCAGATAGCAAGCATTCTGAAAATACGTCTTTCCGAATAGAAAATTGTGGTTCTATATTATTTTTAAACAAAACCATCACAAATAAGAAATAATTATGAAATATGAAATCGATCTGAATTCCGATATGGGAGAAAACTTTGGTCCCTGGAAAATAGGCGATGACGTTGATCGGGAGATTATGTCTTATATAAGTTCTGCCAATATTGCCGCCGGATTTCACGCCGGCGATCCCACCACTATACGGCAGACTATTGAATGGGCCAATGAGTATGGCGTCGCGGTCGGCGCGCATCCCGGATTTCGCGATCTGGTCGGCTTTGGCCGGCGGCATATTCATAGCCAGCCGCAGGAAGTGGTGAATGACATTTTGTATCAGCTCGGGGCGCTGCGGGAATTTACCCGGCTGTACCAATTACCGTTACAGCACGTCAAACCGCACGGCGCGCTGTATATGCATCTGGCGCGCGATCGGCCGTCCGCGCAGCTGTTTGTGGAAACCCTGCACCGGCTGGACCCCGAATTACGGCTGTTTTGCCTGCACGGCTCATGGACCTGGCAGGAAGCAAAAAGACTACAACACCCTGTTATTTGTGAATTTTATGGCGACAGAGAGTACGACGCCAGCGGCTCGATCGTCTTTACCCGCCGGGTGGGCGAGCTGGACCCGGCGCGGGTGGCGGAGAAAGTAGTGCGCGCCTGTGTGGAAGGCAAAGTGACGACGGTCGATGGTGAAGATATTCACGTCGAGTTCGAGTCGATTTGTATTCACAGCGATACGCCCGGCGCGCTGGCATTAATTAAAGCGACCCGGGAGGCATTGAATAACGCCAATATTCGTGTGCGTTCGCCATTGCGGAATAGTTTTAATAATCGGTAATTGATAAATAATTATAAGGATTGAGGCTAATGAAAACATATGAGGTTTGTTCTCCTTTACCGGGTGTTTTTTATCGTCAGCCCGCACCGGACGCCCCTGCATTTATTGAAGAAAATACCCCGGTTACCGCAAATAGCGTTATTGGGTTGGTCGAGGTGATGAAACAGTTCAGTGAAATTTATGCGGAGCAGGCTGGCGAATTAATATCGTTCTGCGTGAATAGCGGCGATGCGCTGGAGCCGGGTCAGGTCATAGCCATCATAAAAATCGATGAATAACGGTAAAACCTACAACACAGCCTAATAACCACTCAATCAGGAGAGAGGCGAAGATGCGTCAGCCGATCAGAAAATTGCTTATCGCCAACCGGGGGGAAATTGCCGTTCGCATTATTCATGCCGCCCGTAGTCTGGGGATTGCCACGGTAGCCGCCTGCAGCGAGGCCGATGCCGATTCGCTGCCCGCGCGTCTGGCGGATGAAACGGTACTGCTGGGGCCGGCGCGCGCCGACCAGAGTTACCTGAATCAGGCGGCGTTGTTGCAGGCGGCCAAAGACAGCGGAGCGGATGCGGTACATCCGGGATACGGTTTTCTGTCCGAGAATGCGGCATTCGCCGAGGCGGTAGAGCAGGCTGGGCTGGTGTTCGTCGGCCCGACGGCGGAAACCATTCGCATGATGGGCGACAAAGCGGCGGCGCGGCGCACCGCGCAGGCGGCGGGGGTTCCGGTTGTACCCGGCTCAGGGGTGTTGTCGTCGCTGGCGGCGGCGTTACAGGCCGCCGAAGAGATTGGCTACCCGTTGCTGATCAAGGCGTCTGCTGGCGGCGGCGGGCGCGGTATCCGGGTCGTCAACCATGAGGATGACCTGAAACGCGAGTTTCCGATCGCCCAGAGCGAAGCGAGAGCGGCGTTCGGGTGCGGCGATGTTTATCTGGAGCTGTTTATTCGCCATGCCCGCCATATCGAAGTGCAAATTCTGGGCGACGGCGAGCGGGCGGTGCACCTGTATGAGCGTGAGTGTTCGTTGCAACGCCGTCGCCAGAAGGTCTTTGAAGAGGCGCCGTCGCCGGCGTTGACGTCGACACAGCGCGAGGCGTTGTGCCGCAGCGCCCTGCAACTGGCGCAACAGTTGCGCTACCGCAGCGCCGGGACGCTGGAATACCTGTTCGATACCGAGCGGGAACAGTTCTATTTTATCGAAATGAACACCCGCATTCAGGTCGAACACCCGGTTACGGAGCGGGTGACCGGCGTCGATCTGGTGCAGTGGATGCTGCGCATCGCCGGCGGCGAACCGCTTAGCCTGCATCAGGAGGCGATCGCGCTGCACGGGCATGCCTGTGAGATGCGCATCAACGCAGAAGATCCGGCACGTAATTTCTTCCCTTGTCCCGGCGTGGTAGACACGCTGACGTGGCCGCAAGGCCCCGGTATTCGTATCGACAGCCATCTGTTTAGCGGTTACCGCGTCCCGCCGTATTACGACTCCCTGCTGGCCAAAGTGGTGGTATCCGGACCGACGCGCCAGCAGACGCTGGCTCGTGCCGAGCAGGCGCTGAACCAGTTGCGAATCGGCGGCATCACCACCACGCAGTCATTGCACCAATGGCTGCTGGCGGATACCCGGTTGCGCGCCGGACACTTTGATACCACCTCGCTGGAAAGCTGGCTACAGGCGCGAGAAGCCGAATCACTGTCGCTGTCGAAGGAGGCCTGACATGACCTTTCCTGCAATACGCTACACCTTCGGCGGCGATGAGCACCTGTTCGCCGAGATTGACGAAGCGATGTCGCTGGGCGCGTTTTTCCGCGGGCTGGCGATGACCCGTGCGCTGGAGCAACTGGCGCTGCCCGGCGTGCTGGATATTTGCCTGGCTAATGCATCCTTTCAGGTGCGCTTCAATCCGGATGTTATCGCGCCGCAGGCGCTGCTGGAGACGGTACAACGTACCGAACAGCAGGCACAGACGATGACGGTGCTCGACACGCGTATCATCGAAATTCCGGTGCTGTACAACGACCCCTGGACCCACGACACCCTGATGCGGTTCCGCGATCGTCATCAGGAGCCGACGGCTACCGACCTGGAATATGCCGCGCGCATCAACGGCTATCAGGATGTGGCGGCGTTTATTGCGGCGCACAGCGGCACGCCGTGGTTTGTGTCGATGGTGGGATTCGTGGCGGGATTGCCGTTCATGTTTCAGATGGTGGAGCAGGCGCAGCAGTTACAGGTGCCGAAATACCTGCGGCCGCGCACCGACACCCCCAGACTGTCGCTGGGGCACGGCGGTTGTTTCGGCTGTATCTACTCGGTGCGGGGCGCGGGCGGCTACCAGCTGTTTGGCGTCACCCCAGCGCCGATTTACGACCCGGAACAACGTCTGGATTATCTGCAATCGTCGATGGTGTTTTTCCGCTCGGGCGACATCGTGCAGTTTAAACCTATCGATCTGGCGCGCTATGAACAGGACGTACAGGCGGTTGACGCCGGCAGCTTCAGCCTGCGCATTCGTCCGGTAACGTTCGAACTGGATAAGTTCCTCGCCGACCCGACCGGCTATAAACACTATCTTCAGGAGGTGCTGTATGCAGGTATCTAGCGAGCGGATCATATCTAGCGTGCGGATCAATGTCATCCGGCCGGGGCTGGCGACCTCAGTACAAGATGGCGGGCGCGAAGGCTATTACCACCTGGGCATTCCGCCGTCCGGCGGGCTGGATCAGTATTCGCTGCGGCTGGCGAATTTGCTGGTGGGCAACCCGGCGCAGGCCGCCGTACTGGAAATGACGTTGCTGGGACCGGAATTGCAGTTTGAAGGCGATGCGCTGGTGGCGGTGTGCGGCGCGCGGATGTCGCCGTTGCTGGACGGCATGGCGATGCCGCTGGATACCACGTTTGCGGTGCGCGCCGGTCAGGTGCTGCGGTTTACGCCGACCACGGCCGGGTGCCGCGCCTATCTGGCGGTGGCGGGCGGCATTGCGGTGCCGGAGGTGCTGGACAGCCGCTCGACCTATGCGCTCGGTGCGCTGGGCGGTTATCAGGGGCGCCGGCTGGCCGCCAATGATGTACTGCCGGTCGGCGTGCCGTCACACCAGGTCACGCCGGAAG
The DNA window shown above is from Dickeya dadantii NCPPB 898 and carries:
- a CDS encoding biotin-dependent carboxyltransferase family protein, which codes for MQVSSERIISSVRINVIRPGLATSVQDGGREGYYHLGIPPSGGLDQYSLRLANLLVGNPAQAAVLEMTLLGPELQFEGDALVAVCGARMSPLLDGMAMPLDTTFAVRAGQVLRFTPTTAGCRAYLAVAGGIAVPEVLDSRSTYALGALGGYQGRRLAANDVLPVGVPSHQVTPEVTVPADCLQPLDKQVTLRMVTGLYIHRLTPAAVEQFFADDWRVGTEADRIGYRLKGGAPLAFEPRTPPFGAGSDPSNIVDACYPIGSVQVPGGLEPIILLRDAVSGGGYMTLGTVISSDLDIIGQLQPHYGVRFAPVSLEEALVARQHYRRRLERLTLLLTN
- a CDS encoding 5-oxoprolinase subunit B family protein encodes the protein MTFPAIRYTFGGDEHLFAEIDEAMSLGAFFRGLAMTRALEQLALPGVLDICLANASFQVRFNPDVIAPQALLETVQRTEQQAQTMTVLDTRIIEIPVLYNDPWTHDTLMRFRDRHQEPTATDLEYAARINGYQDVAAFIAAHSGTPWFVSMVGFVAGLPFMFQMVEQAQQLQVPKYLRPRTDTPRLSLGHGGCFGCIYSVRGAGGYQLFGVTPAPIYDPEQRLDYLQSSMVFFRSGDIVQFKPIDLARYEQDVQAVDAGSFSLRIRPVTFELDKFLADPTGYKHYLQEVLYAGI
- a CDS encoding acetyl-CoA carboxylase biotin carboxylase subunit, which codes for MRQPIRKLLIANRGEIAVRIIHAARSLGIATVAACSEADADSLPARLADETVLLGPARADQSYLNQAALLQAAKDSGADAVHPGYGFLSENAAFAEAVEQAGLVFVGPTAETIRMMGDKAAARRTAQAAGVPVVPGSGVLSSLAAALQAAEEIGYPLLIKASAGGGGRGIRVVNHEDDLKREFPIAQSEARAAFGCGDVYLELFIRHARHIEVQILGDGERAVHLYERECSLQRRRQKVFEEAPSPALTSTQREALCRSALQLAQQLRYRSAGTLEYLFDTEREQFYFIEMNTRIQVEHPVTERVTGVDLVQWMLRIAGGEPLSLHQEAIALHGHACEMRINAEDPARNFFPCPGVVDTLTWPQGPGIRIDSHLFSGYRVPPYYDSLLAKVVVSGPTRQQTLARAEQALNQLRIGGITTTQSLHQWLLADTRLRAGHFDTTSLESWLQAREAESLSLSKEA
- a CDS encoding 5-oxoprolinase subunit PxpA, which translates into the protein MKYEIDLNSDMGENFGPWKIGDDVDREIMSYISSANIAAGFHAGDPTTIRQTIEWANEYGVAVGAHPGFRDLVGFGRRHIHSQPQEVVNDILYQLGALREFTRLYQLPLQHVKPHGALYMHLARDRPSAQLFVETLHRLDPELRLFCLHGSWTWQEAKRLQHPVICEFYGDREYDASGSIVFTRRVGELDPARVAEKVVRACVEGKVTTVDGEDIHVEFESICIHSDTPGALALIKATREALNNANIRVRSPLRNSFNNR
- a CDS encoding acetyl-CoA carboxylase; translation: MKTYEVCSPLPGVFYRQPAPDAPAFIEENTPVTANSVIGLVEVMKQFSEIYAEQAGELISFCVNSGDALEPGQVIAIIKIDE